The window GACCCGCAGGTCAACGAGGACGACGTGCTCGTCCCGGTGGCCGGCATCATCGACGTGCTCGACAACTACGCCTTCGTCCGGACCACCGGTTACCTCTCCGGCCCGAACGACGTCTACGTGTCGATGTCCCAGGTCAAGAAGTACGGCCTGCGCCGAGGTGACGCGGTCACCGGTGCGGTCCGCGCGGCTCGCGACGGTGAGCAGCGGCGGGACAAGTACAACCCGCTGGTGCGGCTCGACACCATCAACGGGATGGAGCCGGACGAGGCGAAGCGGCGGCCGGAGTTCTACAAGCTGACCCCGCTCTACCCGCAGGAGCGACTCCGTCTGGAGACCGAGCCGCACATCCTCACCACCCGCGTCATCGACCTGGTCATGCCGATCGGCAAGGGCCAGCGGGCGCTCATCGTCTCCCCGCCCAAGGCGGGTAAGACGATGGTGTTGCAGGCGATCGCCAACGCGATCACCCACAACAACCCGGAGTGCCACCTGATGGTGGTGCTGGTCGACGAGCGGCCCGAAGAGGTCACCGACATGCAGCGCTCGGTGAAGGGCGAGGTCATCGCGGCCACGTTCGACCGGCCGCCGCAGGACCACACCACGGTCGCGGAGCTGGCGATCGAGCGGGCCAAGCGCCTGGTCGAGCTCGGCCACGACGTGGTCGTACTGCTGGACTCGGTGACCCGGCTCGGGCGGTCGTACAACCTGGCGGCACCGGCCAGCGGCCGGATCATGTCCGGTGGTATCGACTCGACCGCGCTCTACCCGCCGAAGCGGTTCCTCGGCGCGGCCCGCAACATCGAGAACGGCGGCTCGCTGACCATCCTCGCCACCGCACTGGTGGAGACCGGGTCCATGATGGACACGGTCATCTTCGAGGAGTTCAAGGGCACCGGCAACGCGGAGCTGAAGCTGGACCGGAAGATCGCCGACAAGCGGGTCTTCCCGGCCATCGACATCCACCCGTCCGGTACGCGTAAGGAAGAGATCCTGCTCGCGCCGGAAGAGTTGGCCATCACGCACAAGCTGCGCAAGGTGTTGCACTCGCTGGACTCGCAGGCCGCACTGGACCTGCTGCTGGACCGGCTCAAGCAGAGCCGTACCAACATCGAGTTCCTGATGCAGATCGCGAAGTCGACCCCGGGGGAGTAATCCCTCGCGACGTACGCGAAAGGGGCACGGCCGGAAACGGCCGTGCCCCTTCGTCGTGGCACCGTCAGAAGTCGCCCTCGGCCACCTGGAAGACGGTGAGGCCCAGGTCGCGCCACATCCGGACCACCTGCATCCGGTCGTCGAAGACGCCGACCACCTGGAAGCGGGGGTGGATCTCGGCTTCGAAGATCTCCCGCTTGACCACCGAGTCCTTGCGGCTGTCGCCGTACTCGCGCATGTGGAGGCCCAGGTACGGCACTGCCACGTGCAGGTCCAGCCAGGCTTCGGTCTCGGCCCGGCAGGAGTCGTCCCGTCCGGAGCAGAAGACCACGCCGTAGCCGGCCGAGTGCATCGCCCGGACCGCCGCGATCACCGCCGGATTCGGCCGGTCTTCGCCGACCCGGCTCATGTCGTACGGGCTGCGTTCGCCCAGCAGCGCCACGGTCCCGTCGATGTCCACCAGTACGATCTCCGGCGCGCCGGACGTGGGCCGGTAGACGGTCGCCGGGCCGCCCGGGGTCACGTACGGCACCGGCAGCGGCAGGGTGCGCCCGGCCAGGTACCGCTGGTGCATCCGACGGATCGCCTCCTCACCCACCCGGTCGTCCTCGGGCCGGTCGGCGTCCCGGCGTACGCACTCGTCCACCGGTACGTCGGTGAAGTCGTGCACCTCCAACGTGGCGCCGAACCGGGCACCGAGTTCGGCCCAGTCCCGTACGGTCCTCGACCGCAGGTTCGTGTCGTCGACGCAGACGTCGACCCGTGCCCGGAGCAGCGCCTCGACCTGTGCCCGCTGTACGGCGGTCACCTGGCCCTCGGCCCACTGGGTGAACAGGCGGGTCCCGTGCAGCATCCGGCGCAGGTCGTCGCGGTTGACCCGGACCACGCCCGGCTGAAGTTCGCGGGCGAAGGTGGTCTTGCCGGAGGCGGGCAGCCCACGGGTGAGGATCAGTCGGGTCATCGGTCACTCCGGGTTGTGCGGGGTGCGGTCACCGGCGGGCTTGGCCTGCTGCCAGAGCAGCGGATGGTGGTCCTTGCCGTCGAGTCGGAGGAAGAGGGCGGCGCGTTCCGGGTGGGCCAGGGCCCGGCCGGCGAAGTCGCGTCGGGTCCACCCGTCGGGCAGGCCTGCGACGATTTCACCGTACGCGGTCTCGATCCGGGCGGCGCGGGCCGCGACGGTCGCGGTCAGCTCGGCCGCGACCGCCTCGACCCAGGCACGGAACTCGTCCGGCAGCGGCTCGACCAGGTCGGCCAGGCTGCCGCCGTGGACCATGACGTCCCAGACGGTACGGGCGCTGAGGCCGTAGACCAGGCGGTGCAGCCGGACGTAGTCGGCGTACTTGATTTTCACCCGCTGGTCGGTGTCCGGCCAGTGCACCACCAGCCCTTCCCGGTTGTCGCGCGGCGGCGCGGCCAGCGCCTCGGCGAACGTGCGGTAGGGCAGCGGCTCCACCACCGGACCGGGCCAGCCGGGGACCGCCGCCGGGCCGTGGCTGCGGCCGGTGGCGATCTCGACCGAGCCGAGCAGCACCAGGTCGTCCAGGCCGGCGTAGTCGAGCACGATCCGGTTGGTCGGGTAGATGATCTCGACCAGTACGGTGTGCCCGGCCGGCGGGACGAAGCCGGGATAGCGGGTGCGCAGCAGTTCGGTGGCGTGCCGGGCCTGGTCCGAGGTGAACGAGCCCCGGGTGGCGACCGTGTACCCGTCCGGGGTCGGGAAGATCACACCGAGCGAGCCGTCCGCCTTGTCCGTCACGGTCGCCGGTGCGTCGAGCCGGAGGTCCGGCGCCCCCGGCTGGTCGTGGTTGAAGAACTTCGGGTACGGCCGGGCGAGTACCGCCCCGGTCACGTCGTCCACGATCAGCCCCCGACAGGCCAGCGTCACCGGCGTCCAGATCGAGGCGTACGTGCACGCCTCGGTGTAGTTGTAGATGGACAGCGGCAGCTCGGGGTGCCGTTGCACGCGTACGAGACCCTCGGCGAGCGCCTCGGCCAGGGCCGAGGGATCGAAGACGTGCGCCAACGGCGTCACCGGTACGCGGACAGGGGTGGTCACGGGGAATGCCTTCCGGCGGGAGGGGAATGCACAGGGGTGCGGGGAACGTTAACCACCACGGATCAGGTGTGCAGCCCGATTTCGGGGTGGGCCGAGCCCCATGGCACACTGGTCAATCGGCCACCGGTTCCGGTTCACGCCCGAGCGCGCCACGCGATCGTGACGAGCGTTGACGGCGACCCGGCGACCACTTGACGAAAGGGACCGAGGCGACATGAAGCCCAACATCCACCCGGAGTACGTCACCACCGAGGTGACCTGTTCCTGCGGTAGCACGTTCACCACCCGCAGCACCGCCAAGGGCGGCTCGATCCACGTCGAGACCTGCAGCGCCTGCCACCCGTTCTACACCGGTAAGCAGCGCGTTCTCGACACCGCCGGCCGGGTTGCGAAGTTCCAGCAGAAGTACGCCAAGGTTCAGGCCAAGAAGGCCAAGTAGCTGCGTCGACGGCGCCCGCGTCCCGGTTCGTACCGGGCGCGGGCGTTGTCCGTATATGCCCGCGGTCCCCCATTCCGCCGCGGTTCCCCCGCTCGGTCACAAGGAGTACGGGTTATGAGCAGTGAGCGGTTGGCTGGCCTTCTGGACGAGTACGCGCAGCTCGAGAAGCGGTTGGCGGATCCGGCGATCCACGCCGACCAGGCGACCGCCCGACGGGTCGGACGTCGGTTCGCCGAGCTGACCCCGATCCACAAGGCCGCCGGTGAGCTGTCGGAGGCCCGGGCCGACATCGAGGCCGCCCGTGAGCTCGCGGCCGAGGACCCGTCGTTCGCCGGCGAGGTGGACGCGCTGGCGGCGTCCCTGCCCGCGCTCGAACAGCGGCTGGCCGAGCTGCTCGCCCCGCGCGACCCGCACGACGCCAAGGACGTGATCCTGGAGATCAAGGCCGGTGAGGGCGGCGACGAGTCCGCGCTGTTCGCCGGTGACCTGCTCCGGATGTACACCCGGTACGCCGAACGCCACGGCTGGGTGACCGAGGTGCTCGAGGTGCAGGACTCCGACCTCGGCGGGGTGAAGGACATCTCGCTCGCGGTGAAGACCAAGGGCGTACCGGAGGGCGGGAACGGGGTCTGGTCCCGGCTGAAGTGGGAGGGTGGGGTGCACCGCGTACAGCGGGTGCCGGTCACCGAGTCCCAGGGCCGGATCCACACCAGTGCCGCCGGTGTCCTGGTGCTGCCCGAGGCGGAGGACGTGGACGTCACCATCGACCCGAACGAGCTGCGGATCGACGTGTTCCGCTCGTCCGGCCCCGGCGGCCAGTCGGTCAACACCACCGACTCGGCGGTGCGGATCACCCACCTGCCGACCGGGATCGTGGTCTCCTGCCAGAACGAGAAGAGCCAGCTCCAGAACCGGGAGCAGGCGTTGCGGATCCTGCGGGCCCGGCTGCTCGCCGCCGCCCAGGAGCAGGCCGACGCGGCTGCCTCCGACGCCCGCCGGCTCCAGGTGCGTACGGTCGACCGCTCGGAGCGGATCCGGACCTACAACTACCCGCAGAACCGGATCACCGACCACCGGATCGGCTACACGGCGTACAACCTCGACCTGGCGCTCGCCGGGGACCTGGACGCCGTGCTGGACGCGCTGACCGAGGCGGACCGGGCGGCCAGGCTGGCCGGCGAGAGCGAGCTGTCCCGCCGCTGATCCGCCGCCCTCGCGGACCGGGTCAGGAGACGATCCGGGGCCGGGTCTTGGACCGCAGCATCTCCCGGTCGGCGACCTTGAACGCGGTGCTCAGTGCCTCCCGCAGGTTGGCACCGGCCCCGCTCACCTCGGCGAAACCGACGCTGACCCCGACCGGGGTGCCCGGCACCAGCGAGGCCCAGTCCTCGGCGTACACCGCGGCGGTGATCCGGCGGCCCACGTCGTCGGCCTCGGCCATGCCGGCGCTCGGCAGCACCACGATGAACTCGTCACCGCCGAACCGGGCCACGAAGTCACCCCGCCGCATCACCCGGTTGATCACCCCGGCGATGCGTTGCAGGACCAGGTCGCCGGAGTGGTGGCCGTGCGCGGTGTTGACGGCCTTGAAGCCGTCGAGGTCGCAGACCCCGATCACCGCCCGCTCGCCCCGTCCGACCATCGCCGCGACGTAACGCTCCAGCCGGCGGCGGTTGGGCAGGCCGGTGAGCGGGTCGGTGAGCGCCTCGTCCTCGTACCGGGCCGCCTCGCGGCGCAACTCCTCGTGGTCGATCCGGGCCGCGATGCCGTCGACGTACACGTCCCGGAGCCGGTCGTTGCGCTGGGCGGCGAGCCGGAACGCGAACCGGTCGGCCCGGTGTGCCGCCGGATGGTCACCCGCCCTGCTGTACGCCATGCTGCGCAACCGGGCGTGCTCGGCCGCGCCGAGGGTCTCGGCGGCCACGGTGATCGTGTCCAGCCGGGTCATCGCCTCGATCGGCCGCCCGGCGGCGATGGCCAGGCACGCCTCACCGAGCTGGCGCATGTCCCGCGCCCGGGCGCTGTCCCCGCCCTTGCTGAGCAACGAGGTGGCGGAGATCCCGGCGGGCAGCTCGGTCGGCTCACCGAGCGCCGCCCGGCGGGCGACCGCGTACCCGTACGCGACCAGGCTGCTCGGGCGCAGCCGGGCCCCGCCCCCGGTCGCGACGAACCGGTCCAGGTCGCCGCCGATGTCGCGGAGCACCCGCAGGCAGCCGTCGCTGTCGCCGTGGTGGTCGAGGGTGACCGCGTTGCGCAGCCGGATGCCGGGGGCGGCGAACGTCTCGTCCGGTATACCGGCGGCGGCACCGAGCTGGCGGGCCCGTTCGATGGCGGAGAGCGCATAACCGTGGAAGCTGAGGTAGGAGTAGGCCATCGCCAGGTCGTGCCAGGCCCAGGCGGTCTCCCGGTCCGGGTCCTCCACCGCGGCCAGCGCCTGGGCGCTGCGGACCAGGTGGGTCACGCACCGGTCGAGGGCACCGTGGTCGTGCGCGGCGAGCGCGGCCAGGGCGTGCAGGTGCCCGTGCAGGTACGGCTCGGAGACGAGATCGCGGGCGGCGTCGAAGGCGCGCTCGACGGCGGTGGTGTATTCGGCGGTCCGGCCCAGGTTGATCAGCGCGGAGAGGCGTTGGACCAGCGCGTCGGCGCGGGAGTACGGGTCCTCGGTGGCGTCGATGACCTGCTCGAAGGTCTGGCACGCCGCGGCGGACCGGCCGGCCTCCATCAGCCCGCGAGCGTGCATGAGGACCTCGGCCTGGTCTTTGACCTGGTCGAGCCAGCTCACGCGGAACCTCCTACGAATCGCGGACGAGCGGCGCCCGTGTCCGGTGCCCCCGTCCGACGTCTCATGATTATGGCGTGACAGATTTCCTACAGCAGCCCGCCGAAGGGTCAGAACGGTTGCGGCCCTCGGTTGCCGTCGGTCGGGCGACCGGTGCGTTGGCCGCCGCCGGAATCGGCCCCGCCCGGGCCGAAGCGGAGCTGCTGGCCGCGTACGTGCTGGATACGTCGCGTGGGCGGTTGGCGCTGACGGCCAGGTTCACCCCCGCCCAACTCGACCGGTTCGCCGAACTTGTCCGTCGTCGGGTGGAGCGCGAACCGTTGCAGTACCTCCTCGGTTCGGCACCGTTTCGTTATCTGGAGCTGGCGGTCGGGCCGGGCGTCTTCGTACCCCGTCCGGAGACCGAACTGCTCGCCGGCTGGGGGATCGAGGGGGCCCGCGCGATGGTCGGGGGCACGGGTGCGCCCGCCGCGCCGCTCGTGGTCGACCTGTGCAGCGGCAGCGGGGCGATCGCCCTGGCGGTGGCCGACGAGGTGCCGCAGGCGCGGGTGGTGGCGGTCGAGCGGTCCCCGGAGGCGCTGTCCTGGCTGCGCCGCAACGCGGCCGAGCGGGCCACCGCCGGGGACCGGCCGGTCGAGGTGGTGGCCGGCGACGTCACCGATCCCGAGCTGCTCGCCGGGCTGGCCGGGCAGGTGGACATCCTGCTCTGCAACCCGCCGTACGTACCGTCGGCGACCGCCGTACCCCCGGAGGTGGCCGACCACGACCCGGCGGAGGCGGTCTTCGGTGGCCCCGACGGCCTGGCGGTGATCCGCCCGGTGCTGGCCCGCGCGGCCGACCTGCTGCGCCCCGGCGGGCTGCTCGGCATCGAGCACGACGACACCCACGCCGAGGCGGTACCGGCGCTGCTCCGCGCCGACGGCCGGTTCGACGAGGTACGCGACCATCCGGACCTGACGGGTCGGGCCCGGTTTGTCACCGCGTGTCGCACTGACGGCACCCGTGCCGCCGATGCCGTTCCGGCGTGGCAGACTGGCTCCTCGTGATGCTCTACGACTGTCGGTCCCTCGCCGAGCGCGACCGCGGTATCGCCGCCGCGATCGAGGCGGTCAAGAACGGCGAGCTTGTCGTGCTACCCACCGACACGGTGTACGGGATCGGCGCGGACGCCTTCACGCCGTACGCCGTCACCGCGCTGCTGAACGCGAAGGGTCGCGGTCGGTCCATGCCGCCGCCGGTCCTGGTCGGTTCCCGGCACACCCTCGACGGGCTGGTCTTCACCCTGCCGTCGGCCGCCCGGGACCTGGTCGCGGCGTTCTGGCCGGGCGCGTTGACGATCGTCGTCGAGCACTCGCCCAGCCTCCAGTGGGACCTCGGCGACACCGCCGGCACGGTCGCGGTACGGATGCCGATGCACCCCGTCGCGCTGGAAGTGCTCCGGGAGACCGGGCCGATGGCGGTCTCGTCGGCGAACAAGACCGGGCAGCCCGCGGCGACCACCGCCGAGGAGGCCCGCGACCAGCTCGGTTACTCCGTCCGGGCGTACCTGGAGGCCGGCACCGCGCCGGACCCGGTGCCGAGCACCATCGTCGACCTCACCGGCGAGATCCCCCGCGTGCTGCGGGAGGGGGCGATCCCGCTGGAGAAGCTGCGCGACGTCGTACCGGACATCCAGGGCCGGGTGGCCTGAGTGCCGCCGTTCACCGTCCTGCACGTCTGCATGGGCAACATCTGCCGCTCCCCGATGGCCGAGCGGCTGCTCGCCCTCGCGATCCGGGAGCGGCTGGCCCGGCGGGCCGACGGTGCGACGGGCGGGCCGGGGCTCGCCGACGAACTGCTGCACAGCCACAGCGCCGGCACCGGCGGCTGGCACGCGGGTGAGGAGATGAACCCGCCCGCCGCCCGTCAGGTCCGCTCCCGTGGTGGTGACATCGACGGCTTCGCCGCCCGCAAGCTGCGTTCGGACCAGATCGACGCGGCCGACCTGGTGTTGACCGCCACCGCCGACCAGCAGGACTACGTGGTCGCGCTCCGCCCCGACGCGGCCGGGCGGACCTTCGTGCTCGGCGAGTTCGGCCGGCTGCTCGCCGCCGTCGACCTGACCGGGCTGCCCGCCGCCTCGGCCACCCCGGACGAGGTGTACGCCCGAGGGGTCGCCCTGGTCGAGGCGGTCGACGCCGCCCGGCGGGGCAGCACCCCGCTGCCGGCGGACGATCTCGACGACCCGTGGGGCCGGGGTGACCAGTGCTTCAGCCGGGTCGCCGACGAGATCGAGGAGACCGTCGACCCGCTCGCCGCCGCCCTGCTGCCCTGAGCGCATCGCCGGGGGTTGTCGTCCTGACCAGGGCATAGGTCGATCACGCCGGGCCGCTCCGTACACTCCACTGCGGTGGCGCACTCGACGAGGAGACCACATGAGCAAGTTCTACGGGCCCGACTTCGACGAGTTGGCGGCCACCGATCCGGAGATCGCCGACGTGGTCCTGGGCGAGTTGGACCGGTTGCGGGGCGGCCTGCAACTCATCGCCAGCGAGAACCTCACCTCGCCGGCCGTACTGGCGGCGCTCGGCTCGACCCTGACCAACAAGTACGCCGAGGGGTATCCCGGACGGCGTTACTACGGTGGCTGCGCCGAGGTGGACCGGGCCGAGGAGATCGGCATCAACCGGGCCAAGGAGCTG of the Micromonospora sp. NBC_01796 genome contains:
- the prmC gene encoding peptide chain release factor N(5)-glutamine methyltransferase; this encodes MTDFLQQPAEGSERLRPSVAVGRATGALAAAGIGPARAEAELLAAYVLDTSRGRLALTARFTPAQLDRFAELVRRRVEREPLQYLLGSAPFRYLELAVGPGVFVPRPETELLAGWGIEGARAMVGGTGAPAAPLVVDLCSGSGAIALAVADEVPQARVVAVERSPEALSWLRRNAAERATAGDRPVEVVAGDVTDPELLAGLAGQVDILLCNPPYVPSATAVPPEVADHDPAEAVFGGPDGLAVIRPVLARAADLLRPGGLLGIEHDDTHAEAVPALLRADGRFDEVRDHPDLTGRARFVTACRTDGTRAADAVPAWQTGSS
- a CDS encoding RNA ligase produces the protein MTTPVRVPVTPLAHVFDPSALAEALAEGLVRVQRHPELPLSIYNYTEACTYASIWTPVTLACRGLIVDDVTGAVLARPYPKFFNHDQPGAPDLRLDAPATVTDKADGSLGVIFPTPDGYTVATRGSFTSDQARHATELLRTRYPGFVPPAGHTVLVEIIYPTNRIVLDYAGLDDLVLLGSVEIATGRSHGPAAVPGWPGPVVEPLPYRTFAEALAAPPRDNREGLVVHWPDTDQRVKIKYADYVRLHRLVYGLSARTVWDVMVHGGSLADLVEPLPDEFRAWVEAVAAELTATVAARAARIETAYGEIVAGLPDGWTRRDFAGRALAHPERAALFLRLDGKDHHPLLWQQAKPAGDRTPHNPE
- the prfA gene encoding peptide chain release factor 1, yielding MSSERLAGLLDEYAQLEKRLADPAIHADQATARRVGRRFAELTPIHKAAGELSEARADIEAARELAAEDPSFAGEVDALAASLPALEQRLAELLAPRDPHDAKDVILEIKAGEGGDESALFAGDLLRMYTRYAERHGWVTEVLEVQDSDLGGVKDISLAVKTKGVPEGGNGVWSRLKWEGGVHRVQRVPVTESQGRIHTSAAGVLVLPEAEDVDVTIDPNELRIDVFRSSGPGGQSVNTTDSAVRITHLPTGIVVSCQNEKSQLQNREQALRILRARLLAAAQEQADAAASDARRLQVRTVDRSERIRTYNYPQNRITDHRIGYTAYNLDLALAGDLDAVLDALTEADRAARLAGESELSRR
- the rho gene encoding transcription termination factor Rho, with amino-acid sequence MSDTTDVTSDVSNVAGEATAGPVRRRRTGTGLSAMLLPELQSLAASLGISGTARMRKGELISAISERQGGAAAGSPPRPRAEVAAAAAPAREEVRAEVRDTTERRGADETPAPAAQPAATEAPAPVRERSSRRSSRAAATAATAAVEPKADEPVAETTERVERTESRTSRERGDRAERGERTERGQRNGERNSDRNGERNTERNNERNAERGGDRNAERGNDRNAERGSDRNGERNADRNGERNLDRNNDRNIDRNDDGDDDGEGGGRRSRRSRFRDRRRGRNDRPEGAETTGGGRDPQVNEDDVLVPVAGIIDVLDNYAFVRTTGYLSGPNDVYVSMSQVKKYGLRRGDAVTGAVRAARDGEQRRDKYNPLVRLDTINGMEPDEAKRRPEFYKLTPLYPQERLRLETEPHILTTRVIDLVMPIGKGQRALIVSPPKAGKTMVLQAIANAITHNNPECHLMVVLVDERPEEVTDMQRSVKGEVIAATFDRPPQDHTTVAELAIERAKRLVELGHDVVVLLDSVTRLGRSYNLAAPASGRIMSGGIDSTALYPPKRFLGAARNIENGGSLTILATALVETGSMMDTVIFEEFKGTGNAELKLDRKIADKRVFPAIDIHPSGTRKEEILLAPEELAITHKLRKVLHSLDSQAALDLLLDRLKQSRTNIEFLMQIAKSTPGE
- a CDS encoding phosphatase domain-containing protein, whose translation is MTRLILTRGLPASGKTTFARELQPGVVRVNRDDLRRMLHGTRLFTQWAEGQVTAVQRAQVEALLRARVDVCVDDTNLRSRTVRDWAELGARFGATLEVHDFTDVPVDECVRRDADRPEDDRVGEEAIRRMHQRYLAGRTLPLPVPYVTPGGPATVYRPTSGAPEIVLVDIDGTVALLGERSPYDMSRVGEDRPNPAVIAAVRAMHSAGYGVVFCSGRDDSCRAETEAWLDLHVAVPYLGLHMREYGDSRKDSVVKREIFEAEIHPRFQVVGVFDDRMQVVRMWRDLGLTVFQVAEGDF
- a CDS encoding L-threonylcarbamoyladenylate synthase, with the translated sequence MLYDCRSLAERDRGIAAAIEAVKNGELVVLPTDTVYGIGADAFTPYAVTALLNAKGRGRSMPPPVLVGSRHTLDGLVFTLPSAARDLVAAFWPGALTIVVEHSPSLQWDLGDTAGTVAVRMPMHPVALEVLRETGPMAVSSANKTGQPAATTAEEARDQLGYSVRAYLEAGTAPDPVPSTIVDLTGEIPRVLREGAIPLEKLRDVVPDIQGRVA
- a CDS encoding arsenate reductase/protein-tyrosine-phosphatase family protein; its protein translation is MPPFTVLHVCMGNICRSPMAERLLALAIRERLARRADGATGGPGLADELLHSHSAGTGGWHAGEEMNPPAARQVRSRGGDIDGFAARKLRSDQIDAADLVLTATADQQDYVVALRPDAAGRTFVLGEFGRLLAAVDLTGLPAASATPDEVYARGVALVEAVDAARRGSTPLPADDLDDPWGRGDQCFSRVADEIEETVDPLAAALLP
- the rpmE gene encoding 50S ribosomal protein L31 encodes the protein MKPNIHPEYVTTEVTCSCGSTFTTRSTAKGGSIHVETCSACHPFYTGKQRVLDTAGRVAKFQQKYAKVQAKKAK
- a CDS encoding GGDEF domain-containing protein, translated to MSWLDQVKDQAEVLMHARGLMEAGRSAAACQTFEQVIDATEDPYSRADALVQRLSALINLGRTAEYTTAVERAFDAARDLVSEPYLHGHLHALAALAAHDHGALDRCVTHLVRSAQALAAVEDPDRETAWAWHDLAMAYSYLSFHGYALSAIERARQLGAAAGIPDETFAAPGIRLRNAVTLDHHGDSDGCLRVLRDIGGDLDRFVATGGGARLRPSSLVAYGYAVARRAALGEPTELPAGISATSLLSKGGDSARARDMRQLGEACLAIAAGRPIEAMTRLDTITVAAETLGAAEHARLRSMAYSRAGDHPAAHRADRFAFRLAAQRNDRLRDVYVDGIAARIDHEELRREAARYEDEALTDPLTGLPNRRRLERYVAAMVGRGERAVIGVCDLDGFKAVNTAHGHHSGDLVLQRIAGVINRVMRRGDFVARFGGDEFIVVLPSAGMAEADDVGRRITAAVYAEDWASLVPGTPVGVSVGFAEVSGAGANLREALSTAFKVADREMLRSKTRPRIVS